A genomic window from Massilia sp. METH4 includes:
- a CDS encoding 3-hydroxyacyl-CoA dehydrogenase/enoyl-CoA hydratase family protein, giving the protein MTNFTVKKVAVLGAGVMGAQIAAHCVNAKVQVVLFDLPGKEGTPKNGIVLRAIENLKKLSPAPLGDKEDAALIQVANYEDNLDQLADCDLIIEAIAERLDWKHDLYEKVAPHIGANAIFASNTSGLPIHQLAEGFDADLKARFCGVHFFNPPRYMHLVELIPTESTRPEILDQLETFLTSALGKGVVRAKDTPNFIANRVGIFGMLATIHQAEKFGLSVDVVDDLTGAKLGRAKSGTFRTADVVGLDTMGHVIKTMQDNLKDDPFAAVYKTPEVLAKLIEKGALGQKTGGGFYKKVGKDIQRLDFATGEYVAGGAKAADIIGRILKEKDPVKKFKALRESTNPQGQFLWAIFRDAFHYIAYHLESIADNARDVDFAMRWGFGWKVGPFETWQAAGWKQIAEWVKQDIEEGKALTNAPLPSWVFEVADKGVHTPEGSYSAASKTYVPRSDLAVYKRQEFRAPVLGSGETDPSKAGTTVFEDNDVRLWHSGDDVLVISLKTKMHVIGQGVIDGLKRGLAEAEKNFKGLVIWGTDAAEGGAFSAGADLQSALPAFMAGGAKALDPLIRDLQNTFMAMKYSNVPVVAAVAGLALGGGCEMALHASRRVASIESYIGLVEVGVGLIPAGGGLKEAAARAAKEAKGNDILQFLKTGFMNAATANVSKSALEAKAMGYLKEDDIIVFNPHELLHVAKVTARSMFDQGYRAPLQRPITVTGRYGWATIRGQLVNMRDGGFISAHDYKLGDMIAEIVSGGDIDQGSVVSEQWLLDMERKAFLELLNNPKTQERIMGMLQTGKPVRN; this is encoded by the coding sequence ATGACCAACTTCACTGTTAAAAAAGTCGCCGTCCTGGGCGCCGGCGTGATGGGCGCGCAGATCGCCGCCCACTGCGTGAACGCCAAGGTGCAGGTCGTGCTGTTCGACCTGCCGGGCAAGGAAGGAACTCCGAAGAACGGCATCGTGCTGCGCGCCATCGAGAACCTGAAAAAACTGTCGCCGGCACCGCTGGGCGACAAGGAAGACGCCGCCCTGATCCAGGTGGCGAACTATGAAGACAACCTGGACCAGCTGGCCGATTGCGACCTGATCATCGAAGCAATCGCCGAGCGCCTGGACTGGAAGCACGACCTGTACGAGAAGGTCGCCCCGCACATCGGCGCCAACGCGATCTTCGCCTCGAACACGTCGGGCCTGCCGATCCACCAGCTGGCCGAAGGCTTCGACGCGGACCTGAAGGCGCGCTTCTGCGGCGTGCACTTCTTCAACCCGCCGCGCTACATGCACCTGGTGGAACTGATCCCGACGGAAAGCACCCGTCCGGAAATCCTGGACCAGCTGGAAACCTTCCTGACCTCCGCGCTGGGTAAAGGTGTCGTGCGAGCGAAAGACACGCCGAACTTCATCGCCAACCGCGTGGGCATCTTCGGCATGCTGGCCACGATCCACCAGGCCGAGAAGTTCGGCCTGTCCGTGGACGTCGTCGACGACCTGACGGGCGCCAAGCTGGGCCGCGCCAAGTCCGGCACGTTCCGCACGGCGGACGTGGTGGGCCTGGACACGATGGGCCACGTGATCAAGACCATGCAGGACAACCTGAAGGACGATCCGTTCGCCGCCGTCTACAAGACGCCGGAAGTGCTGGCCAAGCTGATCGAGAAGGGCGCGCTGGGCCAGAAGACCGGCGGCGGCTTCTACAAGAAGGTGGGCAAGGACATCCAGCGCCTGGACTTCGCCACCGGCGAATACGTGGCGGGCGGCGCGAAGGCTGCCGACATCATCGGCCGCATCCTGAAGGAAAAGGACCCGGTCAAGAAATTCAAGGCGCTGCGCGAATCGACGAACCCGCAAGGCCAGTTCCTGTGGGCGATCTTCCGCGACGCATTCCACTACATCGCCTACCACCTGGAGTCGATCGCCGACAACGCGCGCGACGTGGACTTCGCGATGCGCTGGGGCTTCGGCTGGAAAGTGGGCCCGTTCGAAACGTGGCAGGCCGCCGGCTGGAAGCAGATCGCCGAGTGGGTAAAGCAGGATATCGAAGAGGGCAAGGCGCTGACGAACGCACCGCTGCCAAGCTGGGTGTTCGAAGTGGCCGACAAGGGCGTGCACACGCCGGAAGGTTCGTACTCGGCCGCGTCGAAGACCTACGTGCCGCGTTCCGACCTGGCGGTCTACAAGCGCCAGGAATTCCGTGCGCCGGTGCTGGGCAGCGGCGAGACCGACCCGTCGAAGGCCGGCACCACGGTGTTCGAGGACAACGACGTGCGCCTGTGGCACTCGGGCGACGACGTGCTGGTGATCTCGCTGAAGACGAAGATGCACGTGATCGGCCAGGGCGTCATCGATGGCCTGAAGCGCGGTCTGGCTGAAGCGGAAAAGAACTTCAAGGGCCTGGTGATCTGGGGCACGGATGCGGCCGAAGGCGGCGCGTTCTCCGCCGGTGCCGACCTGCAATCGGCCCTGCCGGCCTTCATGGCCGGCGGCGCCAAGGCGCTGGACCCGCTGATCCGCGACCTGCAGAACACCTTCATGGCGATGAAGTACTCGAACGTTCCGGTGGTGGCCGCTGTCGCGGGCCTGGCACTGGGCGGCGGCTGCGAAATGGCGCTGCATGCATCGCGCCGCGTCGCTTCGATCGAGTCGTACATCGGTCTCGTGGAAGTGGGCGTGGGCCTGATCCCGGCCGGCGGCGGCCTGAAGGAAGCGGCGGCACGCGCCGCCAAGGAAGCCAAGGGCAACGACATCCTGCAATTCCTGAAGACCGGCTTCATGAACGCGGCCACCGCCAACGTGTCGAAGTCGGCACTGGAAGCGAAGGCGATGGGTTACCTGAAGGAAGACGACATCATCGTCTTCAACCCGCACGAACTGCTGCACGTGGCGAAGGTGACCGCGCGCTCGATGTTCGACCAGGGCTACCGCGCACCGCTGCAGCGCCCGATCACCGTGACCGGCCGCTACGGCTGGGCCACGATCCGCGGCCAGCTGGTGAACATGCGCGACGGCGGCTTCATCTCCGCCCACGACTACAAGCTGGGCGACATGATCGCCGAGATCGTGTCGGGCGGCGATATCGACCAGGGCAGCGTGGTGTCCGAGCAGTGGCTGCTGGACATGGAGCGCAAAGCCTTCCTCGAACTGCTGAACAACCCGAAAACGCAGGAGCGGATCATGGGCATGCTGCAGACCGGCAAACCGGTGCGCAACTAA
- a CDS encoding anti-sigma factor: MSPIRDPHELAGEYVLGTLSAEQRREVERALPDDPALRAAVAYWEQRLLPLTSLAEPAEPSAALWARIERSVAPARSAAQPPAARWWDRLTLWRGLAAGGFAAAAIMAVVVGVRLQAPEVPGSQVPDYMVVLATPQNAAPGWVIRATGADTIRLEPLVKTDVPAQRALQLWTKADGWSGPVSLGLVTPGQAVDVKLDKLPPLQPNQLFEITLEPEQGSPIGRPTGPILYIGRAVKVM, translated from the coding sequence ATGAGCCCGATCCGCGATCCCCACGAACTGGCCGGCGAATACGTGCTCGGCACCCTGTCCGCCGAGCAGCGCCGCGAAGTCGAGCGCGCGCTGCCGGACGATCCTGCGCTGCGTGCCGCCGTCGCGTACTGGGAACAGCGGCTGCTGCCGCTGACGAGCCTGGCCGAACCGGCCGAACCCTCCGCCGCGCTGTGGGCGCGCATCGAGCGCAGCGTGGCACCGGCCCGTTCGGCGGCGCAGCCGCCGGCTGCGCGCTGGTGGGACAGGCTGACGTTGTGGCGCGGCCTTGCCGCCGGCGGTTTCGCGGCCGCGGCCATCATGGCCGTCGTGGTCGGCGTGCGCCTGCAGGCGCCGGAGGTGCCGGGCTCGCAGGTGCCGGACTATATGGTGGTGCTGGCGACGCCGCAGAATGCGGCGCCGGGCTGGGTGATCCGTGCCACCGGAGCGGACACCATCCGTCTCGAACCGCTCGTGAAGACCGACGTGCCGGCGCAACGCGCCCTGCAACTGTGGACGAAGGCCGACGGCTGGAGCGGGCCGGTATCGCTGGGCCTCGTCACGCCGGGGCAGGCGGTCGACGTGAAGCTGGACAAGCTGCCGCCGCTGCAGCCGAACCAGCTGTTCGAGATCACGCTGGAACCGGAGCAGGGCTCGCCGATCGGCCGGCCGACCGGTCCGATCCTGTACATCGGCCGCGCCGTGAAGGTCATGTAG
- a CDS encoding enoyl-CoA hydratase, protein MAIEVSKTNGILTLEFNRIERKNAITSAMYQSLADAINAAQEDTEVRAILITGKPEAFTAGNDLEDFMKTAATYTGAFGDRPVFQFMRALSGSAKPVVAAVSGLAIGIGTTLLMHCDLVYAADSTKFSVPFTQLGLCPEFGSSLLMPLAGGHARAAEKLMLGEPFTAREAYDMGIVSKVLPAAEVLDHARAQAAKLVALPAASIRTTKRLMTTSRKAQLEAIIAEESKLFFEMLQGAEAKEAFTAFFEKRKPDFTKFA, encoded by the coding sequence ATGGCTATCGAAGTCAGCAAGACCAACGGCATCCTCACGCTGGAATTCAACCGCATCGAACGCAAGAACGCCATTACCTCGGCGATGTACCAGTCGCTGGCCGACGCCATCAACGCGGCCCAGGAGGATACCGAAGTGCGCGCGATCCTCATCACCGGGAAGCCGGAAGCCTTCACGGCCGGGAACGACCTGGAAGACTTCATGAAGACGGCGGCGACCTACACCGGCGCCTTCGGCGACCGCCCCGTGTTCCAGTTCATGCGCGCGCTGTCCGGTTCCGCCAAGCCCGTCGTCGCCGCCGTCAGCGGTCTGGCCATCGGCATCGGCACCACCTTGCTGATGCACTGCGACCTGGTCTACGCGGCCGACTCGACGAAATTCTCCGTGCCGTTCACGCAGCTCGGCCTGTGCCCGGAATTCGGTTCTTCGCTGCTGATGCCGCTGGCTGGCGGCCACGCGCGCGCCGCCGAGAAGCTGATGCTGGGCGAGCCGTTTACCGCGCGGGAAGCGTACGACATGGGCATCGTGTCGAAAGTGCTGCCCGCCGCCGAGGTGCTCGACCACGCCCGCGCGCAAGCCGCCAAGCTGGTGGCGCTGCCCGCTGCCTCGATCCGTACCACCAAGCGCCTGATGACGACGTCGCGCAAGGCGCAGCTGGAAGCGATCATTGCCGAGGAGAGCAAATTGTTCTTCGAGATGCTGCAGGGGGCGGAGGCGAAGGAGGCGTTCACGGCGTTCTTTGAGAAGAGGAAGCCGGATTTCACGAAGTTCGCTTGA
- a CDS encoding sigma-70 family RNA polymerase sigma factor, which translates to MPIAPEQFDYEAALRGCARGDRQALRSLYDQEAPRLLGVALRIVRDRQAAEDVLHDAFVSIWTKAGSFDAGRGAGRGWIYSIVRHGALDAVRSGAREVLVDDEETLDAIDGAAAAQVAEAFELRQDLGRLEHCLTQLDAAKRNSILYAYVDGCSHSEIAERLKSPLGTVKAWIKRGLNALRECMV; encoded by the coding sequence GTGCCCATCGCCCCCGAACAATTCGACTACGAAGCCGCCCTGCGCGGCTGCGCGCGCGGCGACCGCCAGGCGCTGCGCAGCCTGTACGACCAGGAGGCGCCGCGCCTGCTGGGCGTGGCGCTGCGCATCGTGCGCGACCGGCAGGCGGCGGAAGACGTGCTGCACGACGCGTTCGTCAGCATCTGGACGAAGGCAGGCAGCTTCGATGCGGGACGCGGCGCCGGCCGCGGCTGGATCTACAGCATCGTGCGGCACGGCGCGCTGGATGCGGTACGCAGCGGCGCGCGCGAAGTCCTTGTCGACGATGAGGAAACGCTGGACGCGATCGATGGCGCCGCCGCCGCGCAGGTCGCCGAGGCGTTCGAATTGCGGCAAGACCTGGGCCGGCTGGAGCACTGCCTGACGCAGCTGGACGCGGCCAAGCGCAACAGCATCCTGTATGCCTATGTGGATGGCTGCTCCCATTCCGAGATCGCCGAGCGCCTGAAGTCGCCGCTCGGCACCGTGAAAGCCTGGATCAAGCGCGGGCTGAACGCGCTGCGGGAGTGCATGGTATGA
- a CDS encoding acetyl-CoA C-acyltransferase produces MSKQLQDAYIVAATRTPIGKAPRGVFNKTRPDDLLVHAIRGAMAAVPNLDPALIVDAIIGCSFPEAEQGFNVARNAVVLAGLPNTIGGVTVNRYCASGITALAMAADRIRVGEADVMIAGGVESMSMVPMMGHHPSINMDTFKDENVGLAYGMGLTAENVAKQWKISREDQDAFGLESHRRAIAAQQAGYFKDEITPVEAITRTPDLRTGEVKVSKRLVELDEGPRADASAEGMAKLKPVFAAKGSVTAATSSQMSDGAGALIVVSEKILKEHNLTPLAKFSSFAVRGVPPEIMGIGPKVAIPAALAAAGITQDQLDWIELNEAFAAQALAVIRDLNLDTSKVNPMGGAIALGHPLGATGAIRAATVVHALRRNNLKYGMVTMCVGAGMGAAGIIERV; encoded by the coding sequence ATGAGCAAACAACTGCAAGACGCATACATCGTCGCCGCGACCCGCACCCCGATCGGCAAGGCCCCGCGCGGCGTATTCAACAAGACCCGCCCGGACGACCTGCTGGTACACGCGATCCGCGGCGCCATGGCCGCCGTGCCGAACCTGGACCCGGCCTTGATCGTCGACGCGATCATCGGCTGCTCGTTCCCGGAAGCGGAGCAGGGCTTCAACGTGGCGCGTAACGCCGTGGTGCTGGCCGGCCTGCCGAATACGATCGGCGGCGTGACCGTCAACCGCTACTGCGCATCGGGCATCACCGCGCTGGCGATGGCGGCCGACCGCATCCGCGTCGGCGAAGCCGACGTGATGATCGCCGGCGGCGTGGAATCGATGTCGATGGTGCCGATGATGGGCCACCATCCGTCGATCAACATGGACACGTTCAAGGATGAAAACGTGGGCCTGGCCTACGGCATGGGCCTGACGGCCGAGAACGTTGCCAAGCAGTGGAAAATTTCCCGCGAAGACCAGGATGCCTTCGGCCTGGAATCGCACCGCCGCGCCATCGCCGCCCAGCAGGCCGGCTACTTCAAGGACGAGATCACGCCGGTGGAAGCGATCACCCGCACGCCGGACCTGCGTACCGGCGAAGTCAAGGTGTCCAAGCGCCTGGTCGAGCTGGACGAAGGCCCGCGCGCCGACGCGTCCGCCGAGGGCATGGCCAAGCTGAAGCCCGTCTTCGCCGCCAAGGGCAGCGTGACGGCCGCCACGTCCTCGCAGATGTCCGATGGCGCCGGCGCGCTGATCGTCGTCTCCGAGAAGATCCTGAAGGAACACAACCTGACGCCGCTTGCCAAGTTCTCGTCGTTCGCCGTGCGCGGCGTGCCGCCGGAAATCATGGGCATCGGCCCGAAGGTGGCGATTCCGGCAGCGCTGGCCGCGGCCGGCATCACGCAGGACCAGCTGGACTGGATCGAACTGAATGAAGCGTTCGCGGCGCAAGCGCTGGCCGTGATCCGCGACCTGAATCTTGATACGAGCAAGGTGAACCCGATGGGCGGCGCGATCGCGCTGGGCCATCCGCTCGGCGCGACCGGCGCTATCCGCGCCGCGACCGTCGTGCACGCCCTCCGCCGCAATAACCTGAAATACGGCATGGTCACGATGTGCGTGGGCGCTGGCATGGGCGCGGCAGGCATCATCGAGCGCGTGTAA